A section of the Spirosoma pollinicola genome encodes:
- a CDS encoding transposase translates to MACPGVPVELFYVKVSVQEAARELGIDSSRVSKWRQRHNKNDRTMPANIILTDEQQQIIRLQRELREAQMERDILKKAVSIFSSGDGRYCDL, encoded by the coding sequence ATGGCTTGCCCTGGCGTACCGGTCGAACTGTTTTATGTAAAAGTATCAGTTCAAGAGGCTGCCCGTGAGCTCGGCATTGATTCGAGTCGGGTCAGCAAATGGAGACAACGCCACAATAAAAACGATCGAACTATGCCTGCCAATATCATCCTTACTGACGAACAGCAACAGATCATAAGGCTACAACGAGAGCTTAGAGAAGCTCAGATGGAACGCGATATACTAAAGAAGGCAGTCAGCATCTTCTCCAGTGGAGACGGGAGGTATTGCGATTTATAA
- a CDS encoding IS3 family transposase — protein sequence MARIGDELRYQGVKASRNHIARLMRKVGLRSIM from the coding sequence GTGGCCCGGATTGGGGATGAACTCCGCTACCAGGGCGTGAAAGCCTCCCGTAACCACATTGCCAGACTCATGCGGAAGGTAGGTCTTCGTAGCATCATGTAA
- a CDS encoding GNAT family N-acetyltransferase — protein sequence MVPNHVLDNPVWHALRSGNKHLAHGPNTIPYFTPDVSPFAALSELTQANLTRLYQTIPFDSPIALFSPEKLAIAAPWTLRQRIDGWQLVYTKPAEPAPIGPEIMSLTSQHVPQMLALTALTAPGPFANRTIAFGHYEGIFEGDELVAMAGQRLQAYEFAEISAVCTHPDHVSKGYARHLLRRQICRIQAASGTPFLHVKAENQRAIHLYEAMGFEIRTDMYIYVLQKN from the coding sequence ATGGTCCCGAATCATGTATTGGATAACCCCGTCTGGCATGCCTTAAGGTCAGGCAATAAACACCTCGCCCATGGCCCGAATACCATACCTTATTTTACGCCTGACGTATCCCCCTTTGCCGCGCTATCGGAACTCACTCAGGCTAACCTGACCCGGCTGTACCAGACGATTCCCTTTGATTCGCCTATTGCGCTATTCAGCCCGGAAAAATTGGCGATAGCAGCCCCATGGACCCTACGGCAACGGATAGATGGTTGGCAACTGGTTTATACCAAACCAGCGGAACCAGCACCCATCGGCCCGGAAATCATGTCGTTAACCAGCCAGCATGTCCCTCAGATGTTGGCTTTAACAGCCTTAACTGCCCCGGGCCCTTTTGCCAACCGGACGATTGCGTTTGGTCATTATGAAGGCATTTTTGAGGGTGATGAGTTGGTCGCGATGGCGGGCCAACGATTACAGGCTTATGAATTTGCCGAAATCAGTGCGGTCTGCACCCACCCGGATCATGTCAGCAAAGGCTACGCCCGCCATCTCCTCAGGCGGCAGATTTGCCGAATTCAAGCCGCATCCGGTACCCCCTTCCTGCATGTGAAGGCGGAGAACCAACGAGCCATCCATCTTTATGAAGCGATGGGTTTCGAGATCCGAACCGACATGTACATTTATGTTTTGCAGAAAAATTAG